From the Sebastes umbrosus isolate fSebUmb1 chromosome 2, fSebUmb1.pri, whole genome shotgun sequence genome, one window contains:
- the LOC119482413 gene encoding uncharacterized protein LOC119482413 isoform X1, translating to MLHNTDAMATDTRSSQTTPEIREQDVRPLFESFLGRLTVERQVLLKQGKPDCDTKVMIVSLLLDIIGLVTKCISETEGVNAITSEDVRSSLGDTLHRVLAVVLNVNVQVNCESTTILTDMIAEEVARRFNRSSDVSSDTLFDRLDEMVLHVRCSFKAFMAKMRGASRRSEFTKPSSQLIKQHRLDIPTNQDGSVESETPGETFSRGSQDNLTTPTDAVQGLIRKKLGELAGPFLDVMEDSERELLQSDIDRETESFAKDIAIAVDELVESLGAKDAMTTGPESKTRVQQLWKETMDKIKMFSAKHYAKQLKEKFLHSATAESDKSIQSFSRDIENLILPEDHQQAGNEAVLHRLHIFRAQLLHSSGGPGPGPGPVNGLSPMEGPGPGPVNDVYPIDGPGLVNGLRPIEGPGPLNGLRPIEGPVPVNGLSPIEGPGPVNGLCPIEGPGPLNGLRPIEGPGPVNGLSPVEGQGPVNGLSPVEGPGPGPENGLCPVEGPGPVNGLCPVEGPGPVNGLCPIEGPGPGPVDGLCPIEKPQH from the exons ATGCTTCATAATACAGACGCAATGGCCACGGATACAAGAAGTTCACAGACGACCCCAGAGATCAGAGAGCAGGATGTTCGTCCACTGTTTGAATCCTTTTTAGGAAGGCTGACAGTGGAACGGCAGGTGCTGCTGAAACAAGGCAAACCTGATTGTGACACCAAAGTTATGATAGTCAGTCTGCTTCTGGACATCATCGGCTTGGTGACCAAATGCATTTCGGAGACCGAGGGCGTGAATGCGATCACGTCTGAGGATGTTCGGTCCAGTCTGGGCGACACGCTCCATCGGGTTCTCGCTGTGGTTCTGAACGTAAACGTCCAAGTCAACTGTGAGAGCACAACAATCTTGACCGACATGATTGCTGAAGAAGTTGCAAGAAGGTTCAACCGCTCATCAGACGTCAGCTCCGACACGTTGTTTGACAGACTTGATGAAATGGTCCTTCATGTCCGCTGTAGCTTTAAAGCATTCATGGCGAAGATGAGAGGAGCATCACGTAGGTCAGAGTTCACTAAACCTTCCAGCCAACTCATCAAACAACACCGTTTAGACATTCCCACCAATCAGGACGGATCTGTGGAATCAGAAACCCCGGGGGAGACGTTCTCAAGGGGATCACAGGACAACTTGACCACACCGACCGACGCTGTCCAAGGACTGATTAGGAAAAAGCTCGGTGAACTCGCAGGACCTTTTCTGGACGTCATGGAGGACTCTGAGCGTGAACTGCTGCAATCCGACATCGACAGAGAGACTGAAAGTTTTGCAAAGGACATCGCAATAGCAGTCGATGAACTGGTTGAGAGTCTGGGAGCGAAAGACGCAATGACTACCGGACCAGAATCCAAAACACGGGTCCAACAGCTCTGGAAAGAAACGATGGACAAGATAAAAATGTTTTCGGCCAAACATTACGCCAAACAGCTGAAGGAGAAATTCCTACACAGCGCCACCGCTGAGAGTGACAAATCAATCCAGTCCTTCAGTCGGGATATCGAAAATCTGATTCTGCCAGAGGATCATCAACAAGCTGGAAACGAGGCGGTGCTTCATCGATTACACATCTTCAGAGCTCAGCTCCTACACAGCTCTGGAGGACCaggaccgggaccgggaccaGTGAATGGTCTCAGTCCTATGGagggaccaggaccaggaccagtgAATGATGTATATCCTATAGATGGACCAGGACTAGTGAATGGTCTCCGTCCTATAGAGGGACCAGGACCATTGAATGGTCTCCGTCCTATAGAGGGACCAGTACCAGTGAATGGTCTCAGTCCTATAGAGGGACCAGGACCAGTGAATGGTCTCTGTCCTATAGAGGGACCAGGACCATTGAATGGTCTCCGTCCTATAGAGGGACCAGGACCAGTGAATGGTCTCAGTCCTGTAGAGGGACAAGGACCAGTGAATGGTCTCAGTCCTGTAGAGGGACCA GGACCAGGACCAGAGAATGGTCTCTGTCCTGTAGAGGGACCAGGACCAGTGAATGGTCTCTGTCCTGTAGAGGGACCAGGACCAGTGAATGGTCTCTGTCCTATAGagggaccaggaccaggaccagtgGATGGTCTCTGTCCTATAGAGAAACCCCAACATTGA
- the LOC119482413 gene encoding uncharacterized protein LOC119482413 isoform X5 has translation MLHNTDAMATDTRSSQTTPEIREQDVRPLFESFLGRLTVERQVLLKQGKPDCDTKVMIVSLLLDIIGLVTKCISETEGVNAITSEDVRSSLGDTLHRVLAVVLNVNVQVNCESTTILTDMIAEEVARRFNRSSDVSSDTLFDRLDEMVLHVRCSFKAFMAKMRGASRRSEFTKPSSQLIKQHRLDIPTNQDGSVESETPGETFSRGSQDNLTTPTDAVQGLIRKKLGELAGPFLDVMEDSERELLQSDIDRETESFAKDIAIAVDELVESLGAKDAMTTGPESKTRVQQLWKETMDKIKMFSAKHYAKQLKEKFLHSATAESDKSIQSFSRDIENLILPEDHQQAGNEAVLHRLHIFRAQLLHSSGGPGPGPGPVNGLSPMEGPGPGPVNDVYPIDGPGLVNGLRPIEGPGPLNGLRPIEGPGPGPENGLCPVEGPGPVNGLCPVEGPGPVNGLCPIEGPGPGPVDGLCPIEKPQH, from the exons ATGCTTCATAATACAGACGCAATGGCCACGGATACAAGAAGTTCACAGACGACCCCAGAGATCAGAGAGCAGGATGTTCGTCCACTGTTTGAATCCTTTTTAGGAAGGCTGACAGTGGAACGGCAGGTGCTGCTGAAACAAGGCAAACCTGATTGTGACACCAAAGTTATGATAGTCAGTCTGCTTCTGGACATCATCGGCTTGGTGACCAAATGCATTTCGGAGACCGAGGGCGTGAATGCGATCACGTCTGAGGATGTTCGGTCCAGTCTGGGCGACACGCTCCATCGGGTTCTCGCTGTGGTTCTGAACGTAAACGTCCAAGTCAACTGTGAGAGCACAACAATCTTGACCGACATGATTGCTGAAGAAGTTGCAAGAAGGTTCAACCGCTCATCAGACGTCAGCTCCGACACGTTGTTTGACAGACTTGATGAAATGGTCCTTCATGTCCGCTGTAGCTTTAAAGCATTCATGGCGAAGATGAGAGGAGCATCACGTAGGTCAGAGTTCACTAAACCTTCCAGCCAACTCATCAAACAACACCGTTTAGACATTCCCACCAATCAGGACGGATCTGTGGAATCAGAAACCCCGGGGGAGACGTTCTCAAGGGGATCACAGGACAACTTGACCACACCGACCGACGCTGTCCAAGGACTGATTAGGAAAAAGCTCGGTGAACTCGCAGGACCTTTTCTGGACGTCATGGAGGACTCTGAGCGTGAACTGCTGCAATCCGACATCGACAGAGAGACTGAAAGTTTTGCAAAGGACATCGCAATAGCAGTCGATGAACTGGTTGAGAGTCTGGGAGCGAAAGACGCAATGACTACCGGACCAGAATCCAAAACACGGGTCCAACAGCTCTGGAAAGAAACGATGGACAAGATAAAAATGTTTTCGGCCAAACATTACGCCAAACAGCTGAAGGAGAAATTCCTACACAGCGCCACCGCTGAGAGTGACAAATCAATCCAGTCCTTCAGTCGGGATATCGAAAATCTGATTCTGCCAGAGGATCATCAACAAGCTGGAAACGAGGCGGTGCTTCATCGATTACACATCTTCAGAGCTCAGCTCCTACACAGCTCTGGAGGACCaggaccgggaccgggaccaGTGAATGGTCTCAGTCCTATGGagggaccaggaccaggaccagtgAATGATGTATATCCTATAGATGGACCAGGACTAGTGAATGGTCTCCGTCCTATAGAGGGACCAGGACCATTGAATGGTCTCCGTCCTATAGAGGGACCA GGACCAGGACCAGAGAATGGTCTCTGTCCTGTAGAGGGACCAGGACCAGTGAATGGTCTCTGTCCTGTAGAGGGACCAGGACCAGTGAATGGTCTCTGTCCTATAGagggaccaggaccaggaccagtgGATGGTCTCTGTCCTATAGAGAAACCCCAACATTGA
- the LOC119482413 gene encoding uncharacterized protein LOC119482413 isoform X2: protein MLHNTDAMATDTRSSQTTPEIREQDVRPLFESFLGRLTVERQVLLKQGKPDCDTKVMIVSLLLDIIGLVTKCISETEGVNAITSEDVRSSLGDTLHRVLAVVLNVNVQVNCESTTILTDMIAEEVARRFNRSSDVSSDTLFDRLDEMVLHVRCSFKAFMAKMRGASRRSEFTKPSSQLIKQHRLDIPTNQDGSVESETPGETFSRGSQDNLTTPTDAVQGLIRKKLGELAGPFLDVMEDSERELLQSDIDRETESFAKDIAIAVDELVESLGAKDAMTTGPESKTRVQQLWKETMDKIKMFSAKHYAKQLKEKFLHSATAESDKSIQSFSRDIENLILPEDHQQAGNEAVLHRLHIFRAQLLHSSGGPGPGPGPVNGLSPMEGPGPGPVNDVYPIDGPGLVNGLRPIEGPGPLNGLRPIEGPGPGPVNGLCPIEGPGPLNGLRPIEGPGPVNGLSPVEGQGPVNGLSPVEGPGPVNGLRPIEGPGPENGLCPVEGPGPVNGLCPVEGPGPVNGLCPIEGPGPGPVDGLCPIEKPQH, encoded by the exons ATGCTTCATAATACAGACGCAATGGCCACGGATACAAGAAGTTCACAGACGACCCCAGAGATCAGAGAGCAGGATGTTCGTCCACTGTTTGAATCCTTTTTAGGAAGGCTGACAGTGGAACGGCAGGTGCTGCTGAAACAAGGCAAACCTGATTGTGACACCAAAGTTATGATAGTCAGTCTGCTTCTGGACATCATCGGCTTGGTGACCAAATGCATTTCGGAGACCGAGGGCGTGAATGCGATCACGTCTGAGGATGTTCGGTCCAGTCTGGGCGACACGCTCCATCGGGTTCTCGCTGTGGTTCTGAACGTAAACGTCCAAGTCAACTGTGAGAGCACAACAATCTTGACCGACATGATTGCTGAAGAAGTTGCAAGAAGGTTCAACCGCTCATCAGACGTCAGCTCCGACACGTTGTTTGACAGACTTGATGAAATGGTCCTTCATGTCCGCTGTAGCTTTAAAGCATTCATGGCGAAGATGAGAGGAGCATCACGTAGGTCAGAGTTCACTAAACCTTCCAGCCAACTCATCAAACAACACCGTTTAGACATTCCCACCAATCAGGACGGATCTGTGGAATCAGAAACCCCGGGGGAGACGTTCTCAAGGGGATCACAGGACAACTTGACCACACCGACCGACGCTGTCCAAGGACTGATTAGGAAAAAGCTCGGTGAACTCGCAGGACCTTTTCTGGACGTCATGGAGGACTCTGAGCGTGAACTGCTGCAATCCGACATCGACAGAGAGACTGAAAGTTTTGCAAAGGACATCGCAATAGCAGTCGATGAACTGGTTGAGAGTCTGGGAGCGAAAGACGCAATGACTACCGGACCAGAATCCAAAACACGGGTCCAACAGCTCTGGAAAGAAACGATGGACAAGATAAAAATGTTTTCGGCCAAACATTACGCCAAACAGCTGAAGGAGAAATTCCTACACAGCGCCACCGCTGAGAGTGACAAATCAATCCAGTCCTTCAGTCGGGATATCGAAAATCTGATTCTGCCAGAGGATCATCAACAAGCTGGAAACGAGGCGGTGCTTCATCGATTACACATCTTCAGAGCTCAGCTCCTACACAGCTCTGGAGGACCaggaccgggaccgggaccaGTGAATGGTCTCAGTCCTATGGagggaccaggaccaggaccagtgAATGATGTATATCCTATAGATGGACCAGGACTAGTGAATGGTCTCCGTCCTATAGAGGGACCAGGACCATTGAATGGTCTCCGTCCTATAGAGGGACCA GGACCAGGACCAGTGAATGGTCTCTGTCCTATAGAGGGACCAGGACCATTGAATGGTCTCCGTCCTATAGAGGGACCAGGACCAGTGAATGGTCTCAGTCCTGTAGAGGGACAAGGACCAGTGAATGGTCTCAGTCCTGTAGAGGGACCAGGACCAGTGAATGGCCTCCGTCCTATAGAGGGACCAGGACCAGAGAATGGTCTCTGTCCTGTAGAGGGACCAGGACCAGTGAATGGTCTCTGTCCTGTAGAGGGACCAGGACCAGTGAATGGTCTCTGTCCTATAGagggaccaggaccaggaccagtgGATGGTCTCTGTCCTATAGAGAAACCCCAACATTGA
- the LOC119482413 gene encoding uncharacterized protein LOC119482413 isoform X3, translating into MLHNTDAMATDTRSSQTTPEIREQDVRPLFESFLGRLTVERQVLLKQGKPDCDTKVMIVSLLLDIIGLVTKCISETEGVNAITSEDVRSSLGDTLHRVLAVVLNVNVQVNCESTTILTDMIAEEVARRFNRSSDVSSDTLFDRLDEMVLHVRCSFKAFMAKMRGASRRSEFTKPSSQLIKQHRLDIPTNQDGSVESETPGETFSRGSQDNLTTPTDAVQGLIRKKLGELAGPFLDVMEDSERELLQSDIDRETESFAKDIAIAVDELVESLGAKDAMTTGPESKTRVQQLWKETMDKIKMFSAKHYAKQLKEKFLHSATAESDKSIQSFSRDIENLILPEDHQQAGNEAVLHRLHIFRAQLLHSSGGPGPGPGPVNGLSPMEGPGPGPGPGPLNGLRPIEGPVPVNGLSPIEGPGPVNGLCPIEGPGPLNGLRPIEGPGPVNGLSPVEGQGPVNGLSPVEGPGPVNGLRPIEGPGPENGLCPVEGPGPVNGLCPVEGPGPVNGLCPIEGPGPGPVDGLCPIEKPQH; encoded by the exons ATGCTTCATAATACAGACGCAATGGCCACGGATACAAGAAGTTCACAGACGACCCCAGAGATCAGAGAGCAGGATGTTCGTCCACTGTTTGAATCCTTTTTAGGAAGGCTGACAGTGGAACGGCAGGTGCTGCTGAAACAAGGCAAACCTGATTGTGACACCAAAGTTATGATAGTCAGTCTGCTTCTGGACATCATCGGCTTGGTGACCAAATGCATTTCGGAGACCGAGGGCGTGAATGCGATCACGTCTGAGGATGTTCGGTCCAGTCTGGGCGACACGCTCCATCGGGTTCTCGCTGTGGTTCTGAACGTAAACGTCCAAGTCAACTGTGAGAGCACAACAATCTTGACCGACATGATTGCTGAAGAAGTTGCAAGAAGGTTCAACCGCTCATCAGACGTCAGCTCCGACACGTTGTTTGACAGACTTGATGAAATGGTCCTTCATGTCCGCTGTAGCTTTAAAGCATTCATGGCGAAGATGAGAGGAGCATCACGTAGGTCAGAGTTCACTAAACCTTCCAGCCAACTCATCAAACAACACCGTTTAGACATTCCCACCAATCAGGACGGATCTGTGGAATCAGAAACCCCGGGGGAGACGTTCTCAAGGGGATCACAGGACAACTTGACCACACCGACCGACGCTGTCCAAGGACTGATTAGGAAAAAGCTCGGTGAACTCGCAGGACCTTTTCTGGACGTCATGGAGGACTCTGAGCGTGAACTGCTGCAATCCGACATCGACAGAGAGACTGAAAGTTTTGCAAAGGACATCGCAATAGCAGTCGATGAACTGGTTGAGAGTCTGGGAGCGAAAGACGCAATGACTACCGGACCAGAATCCAAAACACGGGTCCAACAGCTCTGGAAAGAAACGATGGACAAGATAAAAATGTTTTCGGCCAAACATTACGCCAAACAGCTGAAGGAGAAATTCCTACACAGCGCCACCGCTGAGAGTGACAAATCAATCCAGTCCTTCAGTCGGGATATCGAAAATCTGATTCTGCCAGAGGATCATCAACAAGCTGGAAACGAGGCGGTGCTTCATCGATTACACATCTTCAGAGCTCAGCTCCTACACAGCTCTGGAGGACCaggaccgggaccgggaccaGTGAATGGTCTCAGTCCTATGGagggaccaggaccaggacca GGACCAGGACCATTGAATGGTCTCCGTCCTATAGAGGGACCAGTACCAGTGAATGGTCTCAGTCCTATAGAGGGACCAGGACCAGTGAATGGTCTCTGTCCTATAGAGGGACCAGGACCATTGAATGGTCTCCGTCCTATAGAGGGACCAGGACCAGTGAATGGTCTCAGTCCTGTAGAGGGACAAGGACCAGTGAATGGTCTCAGTCCTGTAGAGGGACCAGGACCAGTGAATGGCCTCCGTCCTATAGAGGGACCAGGACCAGAGAATGGTCTCTGTCCTGTAGAGGGACCAGGACCAGTGAATGGTCTCTGTCCTGTAGAGGGACCAGGACCAGTGAATGGTCTCTGTCCTATAGagggaccaggaccaggaccagtgGATGGTCTCTGTCCTATAGAGAAACCCCAACATTGA
- the LOC119482413 gene encoding uncharacterized protein LOC119482413 isoform X4: MLHNTDAMATDTRSSQTTPEIREQDVRPLFESFLGRLTVERQVLLKQGKPDCDTKVMIVSLLLDIIGLVTKCISETEGVNAITSEDVRSSLGDTLHRVLAVVLNVNVQVNCESTTILTDMIAEEVARRFNRSSDVSSDTLFDRLDEMVLHVRCSFKAFMAKMRGASRRSEFTKPSSQLIKQHRLDIPTNQDGSVESETPGETFSRGSQDNLTTPTDAVQGLIRKKLGELAGPFLDVMEDSERELLQSDIDRETESFAKDIAIAVDELVESLGAKDAMTTGPESKTRVQQLWKETMDKIKMFSAKHYAKQLKEKFLHSATAESDKSIQSFSRDIENLILPEDHQQAGNEAVLHRLHIFRAQLLHSSGGPGPGPGPVNGLSPMEGPGPGPGPGPVNGLCPIEGPGPLNGLRPIEGPGPVNGLSPVEGQGPVNGLSPVEGPGPVNGLRPIEGPGPENGLCPVEGPGPVNGLCPVEGPGPVNGLCPIEGPGPGPVDGLCPIEKPQH, encoded by the exons ATGCTTCATAATACAGACGCAATGGCCACGGATACAAGAAGTTCACAGACGACCCCAGAGATCAGAGAGCAGGATGTTCGTCCACTGTTTGAATCCTTTTTAGGAAGGCTGACAGTGGAACGGCAGGTGCTGCTGAAACAAGGCAAACCTGATTGTGACACCAAAGTTATGATAGTCAGTCTGCTTCTGGACATCATCGGCTTGGTGACCAAATGCATTTCGGAGACCGAGGGCGTGAATGCGATCACGTCTGAGGATGTTCGGTCCAGTCTGGGCGACACGCTCCATCGGGTTCTCGCTGTGGTTCTGAACGTAAACGTCCAAGTCAACTGTGAGAGCACAACAATCTTGACCGACATGATTGCTGAAGAAGTTGCAAGAAGGTTCAACCGCTCATCAGACGTCAGCTCCGACACGTTGTTTGACAGACTTGATGAAATGGTCCTTCATGTCCGCTGTAGCTTTAAAGCATTCATGGCGAAGATGAGAGGAGCATCACGTAGGTCAGAGTTCACTAAACCTTCCAGCCAACTCATCAAACAACACCGTTTAGACATTCCCACCAATCAGGACGGATCTGTGGAATCAGAAACCCCGGGGGAGACGTTCTCAAGGGGATCACAGGACAACTTGACCACACCGACCGACGCTGTCCAAGGACTGATTAGGAAAAAGCTCGGTGAACTCGCAGGACCTTTTCTGGACGTCATGGAGGACTCTGAGCGTGAACTGCTGCAATCCGACATCGACAGAGAGACTGAAAGTTTTGCAAAGGACATCGCAATAGCAGTCGATGAACTGGTTGAGAGTCTGGGAGCGAAAGACGCAATGACTACCGGACCAGAATCCAAAACACGGGTCCAACAGCTCTGGAAAGAAACGATGGACAAGATAAAAATGTTTTCGGCCAAACATTACGCCAAACAGCTGAAGGAGAAATTCCTACACAGCGCCACCGCTGAGAGTGACAAATCAATCCAGTCCTTCAGTCGGGATATCGAAAATCTGATTCTGCCAGAGGATCATCAACAAGCTGGAAACGAGGCGGTGCTTCATCGATTACACATCTTCAGAGCTCAGCTCCTACACAGCTCTGGAGGACCaggaccgggaccgggaccaGTGAATGGTCTCAGTCCTATGGagggaccaggaccaggacca GGACCAGGACCAGTGAATGGTCTCTGTCCTATAGAGGGACCAGGACCATTGAATGGTCTCCGTCCTATAGAGGGACCAGGACCAGTGAATGGTCTCAGTCCTGTAGAGGGACAAGGACCAGTGAATGGTCTCAGTCCTGTAGAGGGACCAGGACCAGTGAATGGCCTCCGTCCTATAGAGGGACCAGGACCAGAGAATGGTCTCTGTCCTGTAGAGGGACCAGGACCAGTGAATGGTCTCTGTCCTGTAGAGGGACCAGGACCAGTGAATGGTCTCTGTCCTATAGagggaccaggaccaggaccagtgGATGGTCTCTGTCCTATAGAGAAACCCCAACATTGA
- the LOC119482413 gene encoding uncharacterized protein LOC119482413 isoform X6: MLHNTDAMATDTRSSQTTPEIREQDVRPLFESFLGRLTVERQVLLKQGKPDCDTKVMIVSLLLDIIGLVTKCISETEGVNAITSEDVRSSLGDTLHRVLAVVLNVNVQVNCESTTILTDMIAEEVARRFNRSSDVSSDTLFDRLDEMVLHVRCSFKAFMAKMRGASRRSEFTKPSSQLIKQHRLDIPTNQDGSVESETPGETFSRGSQDNLTTPTDAVQGLIRKKLGELAGPFLDVMEDSERELLQSDIDRETESFAKDIAIAVDELVESLGAKDAMTTGPESKTRVQQLWKETMDKIKMFSAKHYAKQLKEKFLHSATAESDKSIQSFSRDIENLILPEDHQQAGNEAVLHRLHIFRAQLLHSSGGPGPGPGPVNGLSPMEGPGPGPVNDVYPIDGPGLVNGLRPIEGPGPLNGLRPIEGPGPGPVNGLCPVEGPGPVNGLCPIEGPGPGPVDGLCPIEKPQH; this comes from the exons ATGCTTCATAATACAGACGCAATGGCCACGGATACAAGAAGTTCACAGACGACCCCAGAGATCAGAGAGCAGGATGTTCGTCCACTGTTTGAATCCTTTTTAGGAAGGCTGACAGTGGAACGGCAGGTGCTGCTGAAACAAGGCAAACCTGATTGTGACACCAAAGTTATGATAGTCAGTCTGCTTCTGGACATCATCGGCTTGGTGACCAAATGCATTTCGGAGACCGAGGGCGTGAATGCGATCACGTCTGAGGATGTTCGGTCCAGTCTGGGCGACACGCTCCATCGGGTTCTCGCTGTGGTTCTGAACGTAAACGTCCAAGTCAACTGTGAGAGCACAACAATCTTGACCGACATGATTGCTGAAGAAGTTGCAAGAAGGTTCAACCGCTCATCAGACGTCAGCTCCGACACGTTGTTTGACAGACTTGATGAAATGGTCCTTCATGTCCGCTGTAGCTTTAAAGCATTCATGGCGAAGATGAGAGGAGCATCACGTAGGTCAGAGTTCACTAAACCTTCCAGCCAACTCATCAAACAACACCGTTTAGACATTCCCACCAATCAGGACGGATCTGTGGAATCAGAAACCCCGGGGGAGACGTTCTCAAGGGGATCACAGGACAACTTGACCACACCGACCGACGCTGTCCAAGGACTGATTAGGAAAAAGCTCGGTGAACTCGCAGGACCTTTTCTGGACGTCATGGAGGACTCTGAGCGTGAACTGCTGCAATCCGACATCGACAGAGAGACTGAAAGTTTTGCAAAGGACATCGCAATAGCAGTCGATGAACTGGTTGAGAGTCTGGGAGCGAAAGACGCAATGACTACCGGACCAGAATCCAAAACACGGGTCCAACAGCTCTGGAAAGAAACGATGGACAAGATAAAAATGTTTTCGGCCAAACATTACGCCAAACAGCTGAAGGAGAAATTCCTACACAGCGCCACCGCTGAGAGTGACAAATCAATCCAGTCCTTCAGTCGGGATATCGAAAATCTGATTCTGCCAGAGGATCATCAACAAGCTGGAAACGAGGCGGTGCTTCATCGATTACACATCTTCAGAGCTCAGCTCCTACACAGCTCTGGAGGACCaggaccgggaccgggaccaGTGAATGGTCTCAGTCCTATGGagggaccaggaccaggaccagtgAATGATGTATATCCTATAGATGGACCAGGACTAGTGAATGGTCTCCGTCCTATAGAGGGACCAGGACCATTGAATGGTCTCCGTCCTATAGAGGGACCA GGACCAGGACCAGTGAATGGTCTCTGTCCTGTAGAGGGACCAGGACCAGTGAATGGTCTCTGTCCTATAGagggaccaggaccaggaccagtgGATGGTCTCTGTCCTATAGAGAAACCCCAACATTGA
- the LOC119482413 gene encoding uncharacterized protein LOC119482413 isoform X7 encodes MLHNTDAMATDTRSSQTTPEIREQDVRPLFESFLGRLTVERQVLLKQGKPDCDTKVMIVSLLLDIIGLVTKCISETEGVNAITSEDVRSSLGDTLHRVLAVVLNVNVQVNCESTTILTDMIAEEVARRFNRSSDVSSDTLFDRLDEMVLHVRCSFKAFMAKMRGASRRSEFTKPSSQLIKQHRLDIPTNQDGSVESETPGETFSRGSQDNLTTPTDAVQGLIRKKLGELAGPFLDVMEDSERELLQSDIDRETESFAKDIAIAVDELVESLGAKDAMTTGPESKTRVQQLWKETMDKIKMFSAKHYAKQLKEKFLHSATAESDKSIQSFSRDIENLILPEDHQQAGNEAVLHRLHIFRAQLLHSSGGPGPGPGPVNGLSPMEGPGPGPD; translated from the exons ATGCTTCATAATACAGACGCAATGGCCACGGATACAAGAAGTTCACAGACGACCCCAGAGATCAGAGAGCAGGATGTTCGTCCACTGTTTGAATCCTTTTTAGGAAGGCTGACAGTGGAACGGCAGGTGCTGCTGAAACAAGGCAAACCTGATTGTGACACCAAAGTTATGATAGTCAGTCTGCTTCTGGACATCATCGGCTTGGTGACCAAATGCATTTCGGAGACCGAGGGCGTGAATGCGATCACGTCTGAGGATGTTCGGTCCAGTCTGGGCGACACGCTCCATCGGGTTCTCGCTGTGGTTCTGAACGTAAACGTCCAAGTCAACTGTGAGAGCACAACAATCTTGACCGACATGATTGCTGAAGAAGTTGCAAGAAGGTTCAACCGCTCATCAGACGTCAGCTCCGACACGTTGTTTGACAGACTTGATGAAATGGTCCTTCATGTCCGCTGTAGCTTTAAAGCATTCATGGCGAAGATGAGAGGAGCATCACGTAGGTCAGAGTTCACTAAACCTTCCAGCCAACTCATCAAACAACACCGTTTAGACATTCCCACCAATCAGGACGGATCTGTGGAATCAGAAACCCCGGGGGAGACGTTCTCAAGGGGATCACAGGACAACTTGACCACACCGACCGACGCTGTCCAAGGACTGATTAGGAAAAAGCTCGGTGAACTCGCAGGACCTTTTCTGGACGTCATGGAGGACTCTGAGCGTGAACTGCTGCAATCCGACATCGACAGAGAGACTGAAAGTTTTGCAAAGGACATCGCAATAGCAGTCGATGAACTGGTTGAGAGTCTGGGAGCGAAAGACGCAATGACTACCGGACCAGAATCCAAAACACGGGTCCAACAGCTCTGGAAAGAAACGATGGACAAGATAAAAATGTTTTCGGCCAAACATTACGCCAAACAGCTGAAGGAGAAATTCCTACACAGCGCCACCGCTGAGAGTGACAAATCAATCCAGTCCTTCAGTCGGGATATCGAAAATCTGATTCTGCCAGAGGATCATCAACAAGCTGGAAACGAGGCGGTGCTTCATCGATTACACATCTTCAGAGCTCAGCTCCTACACAGCTCTGGAGGACCaggaccgggaccgggaccaGTGAATGGTCTCAGTCCTATGGagggaccaggaccaggacca GACTAG